Within Rissa tridactyla isolate bRisTri1 chromosome 4, bRisTri1.patW.cur.20221130, whole genome shotgun sequence, the genomic segment TGCCATTAGGAAATACTTCTTAAATTACAGAGTaagctttccttcctttctttcttttttttttttttaaaagctcttattttctcttttacaacCATTTTCATCACGCTGAACCAttcctcacttttcttttttatttttaaaagtattttattttttaaaatttgcatactCTTAGTCTTCTTGATTCAATTTTTCCGAATGAAACAAGTCCACAGAAATAATTTCGTTTTTTCTCAGAGTTATTTCTGATTAACTTACACCTTTTGGTTATTGAGCAATCTAGAActgtttttccaaatatatatgGGTTAAAATTGTGTTGAGGAAGTGACTGCTATTGACGGATGCATGTGGCACTTTGTAtactcatctgaaaaaaaaataatgcatttttaaaaaatcatattctgTTACAAGGTCTGATTAACATGACTGTCTTTCTCCTTGATCTCTCAAGGTACTACaactttgtgttctgtttttttccagtatgtATCAGCTAATTTTAGCGCTGCTGGTAAGGCTCAGGACAGTGTTGTGCTCAGCGTGCTGCAACAACAACATGACAACAGACTGCGATGCAGAAGTAATATTTTTGGCTCTGAGAAATGATTGAATGAATTATGTACCAATTAAGTTTAATTCCACGCTGGACAAAGTGATTGAAATGAAGAACATAAGTAGACACATAGGTAAATGCAgtgcaaagggaagagctaatgaATATGATGAGGATGTTGAGCCAGTCAATAATAATGTAGATTTCAAAAAACTTTGAATAGTGTCCTCCAACTAACTCACAGATAAAAAGAGATAATAAGGAAGATCTCATTCAGCAACAAAGAGAGAATAAACAGTATGTTTTCACAATGGAAGAAGCTTAAAAACTGAGATCCACAGAAATATACATggtctttttcagtgttttcagaagTGATCTCAAAAAGGGAATTATAAAGTGGCAAATTCTGCTAAtgatacaaatattttcagtaaaaaaagcttattttgaatgttttcagggtAGTGACTGGATAATAACAGAAGATTCAGTttgataaatgaaaattaatgcaGCTATGCAAAAACTAACATCTTGCAATAGAACAGAATAGACAATtgcagttggaaaggacctacaatGAACATCTAGTCCAAGTGCtggaccaattcagggctgacccaGTTAAAGCACGTTATATTAAGGGCAttatccaaatgcctcttaaacactgccaGCCTTGGGGCATCgatcacctctctaggaagcctgttccagtgtttgaccaccctcttggtaaagaaatgcttcctaatgtccagtctgaacctcccctgccacagctttgaaccattcccatgcatcctgtcactggataacagggagaagagctcagcatctccctctccacttcccctcctcagggagctATAGAGAGCAGTGGGGTcatccctcagccttcttttccccagactaGACAAGCCCAaggtccttagctgctcctcataggacactccttccagccctttcactgtctgtgttgcctttctctggataCATTtgaggaccttcacatccttcttaaattgtggggcccagaacagCACACTGTGGTGAAGGTGAGGCTGCATCAaggctgaatacagcaggatagTCACCGCTTTTGGCcagctggttatactgtgtttgatgcaccccaggatgcggtttgccctcttggctgccagggcaatgctgctGACTCCTATTGAACCTGCTGTCGACCAGCATCCCCAGCTATATTCATATCAgagattttcttgttatttttatggATAATTTTGTGAAAATGTTATCTCTATGCTCAGGAACAGTCAAAAGTGCAAGCAATGATAGGAAttcttaggaaaagaaaagagctaTTTAGTTCATGATGTCTTCAGCTCTATAtggtgttttcatttaaaaataataaatggagAAGAGTGATGAAAATTATCAAAGGTGTGAAACAGCTTCCATAGAAGAAAGAGTTAAATAGCCACTTCTTCGACTTGGAAAGACAGGACCAAGAGAGATTATAATGGAGGATTGTAAAATCGGGAATGACATGGAGGGAATAAATAAGGAATGATCATCTGCTACATTTTACAGAAAGAATTAGGGGATACCCAATTAAGCTGTCAGGGAGTCAATAAGCAAAGAGAAGCAGTTTTTCAAACAATGTGGAATTGAATTGTGACAAATTAAAATCTGAAGCTCATTGTCATAACTGTTTTGGATATCAAAAATATGAATGGGTTTTAAAAAACCTGCAAattcataggggaaaaaaaaaaagtctactgagATTTATTAAAACACAGTGATACAAATACGCTCTTTGTCATACCAAGTCCCAAACCGCAGTTTCGTGAAAGTTAGGAGGCTTTGTCAGGGAAAGAACTATTTTTTAATGGTCTTGCCTCTTACATGCCTTTTGCAAAACATCTGCTACAAGCTACTATTGTAGACAGACCCCATCTGtccatttctatttttaacataCTTAAGTATAGGCCTAAAATTTTAAGCAGTGAAGCAATTGCATTTGAAATTATGATAATGTATATAGCCAGCTTGAATTACAGTATAGACTTTTACATCACACACTTTATTTACAATATATTCTTACAGAATAATTCTTGCGTATTCTAGTGTTATAGAAAACAACATTATTTAGACAAGTAAAGGAATTTTGAATTTGTACTGTTACCTTCATGCAACTTCAAAAGCAGGAATAGTTCTGCTTTGAATATTCCAGTGATAAACTTCTCTTACTTGATTATACACGAAGAATGCACAAGCTGTCCAAAGTTATATTCAAACAACGTAGTACTCACAACTTCAACAAGTAAAATATTTGGCCTTTTGTCTTCTATTCTGTATCGGTATGTTTTTCCTGCTTACTATTAATGCTATTAGGGCAGCCTATAACTACAAGTGTCTTCGGTGTAGAAGGCTTTTACTCCATGCGTTACCAAAGTTCCTGAGCGCTGTACCAGTAACACGATGGGAGATCTGTCAGTCTATCTTTGCCTTCATTGCTTCCAAATAATCCCTTATCTTCCATCCCCTGGATCTATGTAAGTACTTTTGAAATTAGGAGCTTTTAAGCACCTAGGATCATCAATATTTGTTTTGTGGGAAGTATCTGCGTGTTTTTAAACTTGTGCTTTCACGGGCTACTTGGAATTTCAAATATCCTGGCATGAGCTATCAATTAGTTTTCTTGAGCAGAGAACTCCTTTCAGCAGTGCCGATTGGCTTTCAGGGAGTTTTGGCAGCTGTCTTTCTCTGAATTATGGGGGTGGGAGGAAATTAAGAGATACTTCAGActatttttgggggaaaaaaaagtgaaatatattaTGCTAACTTTCATTGTCTTCAACTCAATTTCACCTAGCTAGTAGGTTCCGTTAGAAGAGCTGGAATGTATGTATAATTAAGCTAAAATTTCCTCTATCCTAACTTGGACTAacagttttcatttcaaagattttgtctttttttttttcttaaagaatctTTTTATCCAGTGGGATTTCCTTTGGGGATTTCCCTGCTGCTGGGATTTCTATAGATGTAATGACAAACTCTGTTGGTATGTAGTAGACCAATCTGAATGTCAGCAGATGTAGACCCACCCTGTCTGGAACATTTGCTCATGCACAATGATTATTCTGATGTATTCAGACCATGACAGAAATACGTAAGCAAGGGAGAGAAAGTGGGGAAAATTCCAAAAGTTTGTTTTGTGCAGTGttgaaaatcagaaatttcaCAAGAATGTGTAAAAATATGCCCAGCCAATGGAATACCAGCATTTTTGGAGCTGTCACCAGTCCGTGGTTTGTTCAATTGTCTTGTGAgttttactaccttttttttttttttttttcccccaccagtgAAAAATCTGGTGACTGTAATATGTCAAACCTCCACTTGTGATGTCACTTCTTTGAAGACTTACCTAGCTAGCCGCTGGGATCGATTTTGTTGTAACATTGGTTTTGCCACAGTTTGTGCTTTGAACATCAATGTTGGGGTCATTCATGCCTGAGACAGTGGAGATCTGATTGGCTTTGCCAAGGTTCTTAATGATATTGATGTTGTATTTGGCAGTTTCCACAAAGCTGTTTTCTAGTAACCAACCATCTGATTCACGCTCCAAATCTCCTAACAGAAGGACATTCTTCATTGCTGTTTGTAGGTACCGGACACCAATAAGTACGGAGAGCTGTAAGAAACAGTTAATAGTTAAACAGAGAGTTCAAATTACAGCCTCAGTCCTACCCCTAAGTCAGCTTTCTGACTTGTGTATTTACAGGCCTACTAATTAATATCGGGTAAAGCAGACAAATTCTTTATCCCAGGAATATATCTGACCACTATCCCaaataattacattattttttagaaagaaaaataccaggGAGAGACTAATTGAGTCTCTCTTCATTCTTCAGGTAGTGTTCACACTTGCGTGTTATTAGCACATAAATACCTAGTATTACTTGGGAACACTGCAGCCTCAGGGACTACAACTGAGTGATGTAGAATCGGTGATCAATTAATGGAACCATcagttactgtgaaaaaaaatatttaaattgtagTCTGTTAatttatgtggatttttttccactgacCTTGATTAAATTGGTATTTCCTCCAAGGATTTTAATCATTCATATGTAAGCCATATGTGTCCTACACgtaaatgcattaaaattaagGACAGCCTATGATAGAGGCTCAAGTATAGACTTTATATTAGATACTGAGGCACTTTTTGAATGTTATACCATAGCTGTTTCCCATCCTAGAGAGCAGGAAGTCTCTCATTAATCTGACACAGACCACTTTTATGAGACGTACCTCAAACAACCAAATAAGCAATGCCGTAATACCAATGGATCTCATAATAGCCGTGTAGTGATCCAGCAGGGCCTCTCTGCACCCCTTCACCCAGATATTGAGCTCCTCTGTCAGAAAATCGTAGTTGTAGTGAGCGCTGTTGTTTGTCAGCTGGTACTGGATGCAGGGCCGTGGGGAGCTTGGGTTGCAGCAGCTGAAGGGTACTCCATCCACCAAGAACTTCCCGTCAACGTTGCTCTTTAGACGGCTGCAAACAGGACAGAAAGTTTGGGCATTATGAATCTGGTGGCAGCAGTGTAGTGTCTGTGATTTTTATAAAAGGGCATAATGCAAGTCTGCTGCCATGTAGGCCTCTCcaaaggaacaaaaggaaaatgggaatATATTTCCAACTGGAAAAGTTGCTTACTGCAGGAAAACtaaattttttatttgctgtatttcttaaGTGTGGTATCAGCACAGTATCTCACGTGGTTCCTGGTACTGTGTGTGCAAGACGTGGATTCAGTGTTCACGGAGATGTTGCCTTTTCAGGTATCTGCACTGAAAATGCTACAGACAATTACTGAACTTATTTATCTTGGTGGAACTCTAATGGAAGTTATGACCCCGGAAatcctgtttctctccttttgtattgatttttcaaCACAAGCATTCATTAAGAGAGAACCTAATACAAGAACAACTTTGCATGCCCAGGAACCACTGGAAATTGTCTACTGACATTTCATCACTAGACCCACGTGCAATGGTGATTCAGCACATGTTTTGAGACTAATTCAGAAGGGAGCTTCTACTTCTAGAAAGGTCTAgggaataagtcttatgaggagtggctgagggagctggggttgtttagcctggagaaaaggaggctgaggggagaccttatcgctccctacaactacctgaaaggaggctgtagtgaggtgggggtcagtatcttctcccaagtaacaggtgataggacaagaggaaacagcctcaagttgcaccaggggaggtttacaatggatcttaggaaaaatttcttcaccaaaagggttatcaaatgttggaacaagctgcccagggaagtggttgagtcaccatccgtggaggtacttaaaagatgggtagacatggtgctcagggacatggtttagtggtggttttggcagtgctaggggaatggttggactcaatgatctcaaaggtcccttacAGCCTACATGATTCTATCATTCTTTTATCTATACTTTTTCTAACTTTTGAAACTGGTTGTAGTTATTGATAAAAattattcctttcccttccctataagatcaggagaaaaacaagtgggaaaagaaggaagataaagaaataggagggagaaaaaaaaaaatcataggatgGAAAGAGAACACGGTCTCAGATTAATTGAGAGTTTCTGGAACAGTTAAATGAGTCCTTGACatccattttccttctcttatctGCTCTCCAGCTAGCGTGTCCTTGTGAGGGCTTCTGTTTCCAAGCCGGCTCTTCAGAGAAATAGATTTTCCAGAAACTGGAGAGTATATAAGACATTGAAAGATGCTCTCACACTTTGGGGAAGTAGCCTCTAAAGCATGTATCTATTTTCATGCTTATTTCCTGAGGCAGCTCCGCAGGTGAGAACCATGGCCTGTTTTAATGAAGTTCATGCCCTTCAGCCTTTGTTAGGGAGCCAGAATACAGGAAAGACAACTTTCTCTTAGATATCCAGCTTTCACCATTTTCTAATAGTAAAATTTATAATATTTTCCAAAACTTATCCTCATTTATTAACGTTTACAAATCATATTTTCCTGTTCCATTACAGATGATCTAAATTAAAGTGAAGTCATCATAAGAAGCTCAGCAGGTGAAAAGAAgaagcagaaactctgcagtCCAGTGTTCTTCAGGCTTTTGGGGACTCAAGGTATCCTTCAAAAGAAACAAGCTGCTAGGAAGCTCAGTATTTGTggctgtgctgggatggcagaatAATTGCCCTCATTTTATTGCTGTGGGCCTGCTAAATACAAcctccttcctttatttttttttttcccccttatttttttggggggatagtGGcggtctgttttgttttatttagtacTCAGTCAAAAATACCTTCCTCAAAGATCTTTCCAAGTAAGTCAGGAAGCTCGTCTGCCATTTCCCACCTAGGATTGGGTTAGGCCTGAATTCCTCTCTGTTTTAAAGTCTAGCTCTTCACTTTGTGGCCATCATGTTCCAGGTAATGGCAACAGAATGAAACCAATGCAAAAGAAGCCACAGAAACCAGTGAAACCAGACTTAAGTGTGCGAGCAGCGTAACGGGCATAGGCAAAACCATTCGCTGGGAAGGAAACAAGGAAGGGAGCCAGAAAGGTACAAAATGGAAGGCTCTAGTGTGAGTATATTTCAGTGACATGACCCAAATATAGTACGGCATCTAAAATGGTTAAAATATGGTTTCTTAAACTAGGtcttaagcttttcttttgttcccAAGCATCagtttagttaattttttttcttcctgccacaTGTTATAAAGAGGAATTTTCTTTCTATTGCCCACAATAGCAGTTTCCAGAGTTAGGTTCTGTCCCCCTGTTTCCTCTACTAGTGGCAAATTAAAGAACGATGTATCTTGGTGCTGTTAGAAGGGAAGGCCCCAGTAACAGAGCTGAGGGAGTGAGACATTCACTGCCATTTCTTTTTGCAATTTGAAGTTGTTGTGGTTATTGTAAAGCAAAAGTTGCTTTTGAGACTATAAAAAGACGATTTTTGCCCAACCAAAGCAATAATAGGATTGTACTGCTGTAACCTGCCTCATTCTCCGACCATTCCCATTGATTCTCTGCATTTCTTGTCACATTGTGGTGCTGGCAATGGAGATACAGAAGAGAGGAGGGGCAAGAGGATTATGAAGGAAGTTGAGAAGTTCGGTTTTACGAAGGTTACACGTGAGTTAACAGTATGTCAGTTCTCAACTGCTTTGCCTCTTAATCTACCAAGTACTAATTGACATACAGTAAAAGATGAAACCAAGATAGGTATTTGGTTCCTCCGTCATCCTTTCTGAACATTACTAGCTGGAACTTTCTTCCAACAATTTCATATCAAATGTTTCACTACCACATTTTTGGAAATCAGTGTAATTTGGTTATACAGCAGCAACTTGGATTCTAGCAATCAAGATGGAATTCTCCAATTTATATACAGTAAAAGAAATTATGCAGTGTAACTACTCCCTTCACACACATTTCACTGGCATCTTCTGCCTACATACGGCAAAAATTAACTGACggtgtattttcaaaataatggcAAAGCGCAGGTGACCCTGCGGAAGAAAATGGAGTTTAGCTAAGACCCTGGGTAAAACATTACTGTTTGTGCACGTCTCACGTAAATAAAAAgcagtatattttaattttgtccttACAATAAGATACTAAAGAAGTTCCTGTGGACCATCTTTCTTGTCATGTCACTTTTCAGTGTAGAACCAGGATTTAAAAGACCTCTTGGGTCAGTCTGCTTTGTGCCACTGTTACTTTCCAACTTCTCTCTCAAGAACgcttgttctaaagcttgcttTATTTCCACAGCCAACTGCCCTTACGCACGTTGGCACCCTCTTGTCCGTATTCTCCTAAGTCCTGTTCTCTGTTATATTTGCAGCTTTGTTTATACACTTTGTTATAATGGCAGTTTCAAAGTTgcaaattctgtgaaaataagaCCTTTGGTCTCCCTTCACCTGGCTTTATTGTCACTGATTTTTGAGTTCAACAAACAAAAGACTTGACAAGTGCCAGTCaagctttttgtgtttgtatttccCAGGTGCATATATAGCTACTTTGCTCTCATCagtgaagactttttttcagctttagaaGAATTATTACATACTGGATTgtctacttttaatttttttttttattgttacctTTTCTATTGTCTGTAAGAATTATCAGACTCTTCTTTTTGAGCATATAACTTCACAATTGCTACATCACGTGAAgcaccaacaaacaaacaaaaatattcagttggttttctcctctttttttaggCAGTATACATGGTGTTGGCAGTTTCTCACATGTGAACATATAGATTTGAACCTGGATTTGTGAAGTCTAGTATCTTGAAGGAGAAAGATCTTTCAGTTTTTAGGATTGAATGTGCGATGTATTGATAGTTAAAtcctcttttctttccatcaTCAGCTCAATAGAACTGAAATTTTGAGGTAGCTAATTCacatgttaaaaaaggaaaagtatgtCTTTGCTTTGCATCCTGAAAATGTTACCAAAAGGCAACTTTGATTGTACATGTAGTTCACATATTTTGTGAGTAACATGGTCATTCTACAGTTTTTTGATGGAGACAAAGGTCCAGCAGAAATTAGTATCTACTTGGCCTTATGAGGTGTATTCTGGAAGCCCAGAATAATTAAACAGAAGGATGCTTTTTGGCTTGAGTACTTCAGTACTTTTTGTTTTTAGAGGGAGTGTATGGTTTAGACAAAGTGTTATTCCCAGTGCTATTTACTAAAGATTACTACGAGAGTATTTGTGAACATGCCTATGACCAAAGAAATGTTACCTCTTGTTGAGTTAGACCCTTTACGAGAATTATTTAGAATGACCTTTGAGAGAAGCCTTCTAGCCACAAGATGCTGTTTTAATAAGGAGGAAAAACACTGCCAGAATTTTTGGCTCATGACAGAGAACAAGCAGTTTTGCCATATTCTCTTTAATGTCAATGTATCTCAAGATCTCTTGACACGACTGTTACTTAATTTCTGTTCAGTACAAATTCTTCTTGAGTGAGGCTTTTTCCTGGAATTTTTTCTTATGACTAGTAAATACTTACTCCAGAACTTCCTTGGAAGCCATATTCAGGTAACGAGGAGACACCCACTGAATTTCAAACCAGTCTCTAAAGCCATTGTTTCCACAGCATCGGAATCCAATTTGTAACATGTCCACTGTTTTCTTCAAGAAACATCGTCCAGGTATGTCCGTGTCCTTATAGAACTTCATAGCATCCCTCAATCCCAGATAGAGAGACTCTTCCAGCTCGTTCCTCATGGTATAGCACATGAGAGCACCCACCAGGATGCAGAAGGTAAAACAGAAGGTACATACGATGTATGGAAGCATAACTAGCTTCCACCGAGAGAATTTGTTGGCATCTGAGCAGTCATAGCAGATTTTGCCACCTACAAAGTTGATGATACATGCTATGACCCCTACAGAGATCAGCATGTTGGGGACAGAGTTAATGTCCCCTTTTGCCATCACTTCGTTGCGCTTCTTGATCTCTATTTTCAGAAAGAGGCCAAGGCTGAAGAGAATGATCCCACTCACAACAGAAACCCAGTTGAGGATCCATAAGATCTGAGCCAATTTGTCCCTTTTAGTTTTGGTGAATTTTACTTTGAGGACAGCCATAGTTAGTTCAGTGTTAGGTAAAGAAGCGTAGGTCGAGGAAAGCTCGTAAGCTGATTAGGAGCATGTATCCAAGGCATGCAGAAGACatctgaagaagagagagagagattactGTCTGACTGGGTATTTATAGAGACTACAGAAAACTTCCTGTACAGCTTCGCATGCTTGACTCCTGCCAAGGGAGTGCCCCACTGAAATTTATTGCTTAAATTTTGTACAATGTCAGTCacttaaaaacccccaaaattctaAGGACCAACTAGAGCAATCAAAAATAAGCCATCAGTAGAACCAGTGAATTCTGGATTCCCATGGATTTTGTCAAGAGCAATTTTCTATGCAGATTTTCTGA encodes:
- the LOC128909479 gene encoding photoreceptor outer segment membrane glycoprotein 2, whose amino-acid sequence is MAVLKVKFTKTKRDKLAQILWILNWVSVVSGIILFSLGLFLKIEIKKRNEVMAKGDINSVPNMLISVGVIACIINFVGGKICYDCSDANKFSRWKLVMLPYIVCTFCFTFCILVGALMCYTMRNELEESLYLGLRDAMKFYKDTDIPGRCFLKKTVDMLQIGFRCCGNNGFRDWFEIQWVSPRYLNMASKEVLDRLKSNVDGKFLVDGVPFSCCNPSSPRPCIQYQLTNNSAHYNYDFLTEELNIWVKGCREALLDHYTAIMRSIGITALLIWLFELSVLIGVRYLQTAMKNVLLLGDLERESDGWLLENSFVETAKYNINIIKNLGKANQISTVSGMNDPNIDVQSTNCGKTNVTTKSIPAAS